ATTCCATTTCTGCGTGCCTTATCATGCCCTTGCCAAAAAGCTTGCCTGAGCCAGCTTGATTGGTATAATCTTTGTAATCAAGCGGAGGTGCATCTTGAATACCGAGCTGAAAAATATAAAAAAGAAATTAAGCAAGTATAAGCCCACTCTTGAGGAGCAATACAAGATTAGGGAGATCGGAGTTTTTGGCTCCTATGTCCGTGGCGAGCAGAAGAAAAAAAGCGATTTAGATATACTCGTTGATTTCTATGAGCCTATAAGCCTGCTTAATTTTATACGCCTTGAAAACCAGCTTAGTAAATATTTGGGTATTAAGGTTGACCTTGTCATGAAGGATGCATTGAAGCCGAGAATCGGAAGCCATATACTGAAAGAGGTAGTCAATATATGAGGGAGTTCCTGGATTATGTTGATGACGTGCTAGACGCAATGTCAAAGAGCCCAGGAATTCACTTACGGATTGGATTTTAAAAAATTCTCCAAGGATGAAAAGACGGTCTTTGCGGTTACAAGAGCTATAGAGATTATCGGAGAAGCAGCTAAGAAGATACCATCATCAGTAAGAAAGCAATACCCTGATGTCCCGTGGAAAGAAATGGCAGGCATGCGGGATAAGCTAATTCATGAATATTTTGGCGTGAATCTCCGGGCCGTTTGGGATACTGTAAAAAAGGACATACCCGCCATAAAGCCTACCTTCGAGAAGATCAAAGAGGATTATCAAAATAAACAGTCATCATAAACACCAGTATTCCTCTATACCCCATCTACTTCAAACCATATTCCCCAAAAGTTTTTGGATTTGTGAGATATCTTTCTGCTTGTCTTCAGTGTCTCAAAAATCAGCCCGGTCGGATAGAGCATCTGAATCCACTTGAGAGCATTTAGATCACCCAGCTCAAGCACCCTTTCAATCACATAGCGCGCGCTTTTTCCCAGGTCAACCTTCTCCGGATCGACATACCAAAAAAGATGATAAAACTCGCTTGGGACAGCCGCTTCCTTTATGAAATTAACTTTCTTGGATGGCATAGTAGTGATGCTTGAATTGTTCCTTAATATGGTATGGTGTAGTTATTACACCATACCATATTAATTAAATAACACCCATAACACACGGCGCTCTTTGAATATCCATTTAAAAAATTGGTTTTCGGCTAAGCTCGGCAGGATAGAGGCCCATAAAAAGGGCGAAACTGGGTCACTACTATCGAGCCCGTGAATAATTACATAAAAGGCAGATAAAGGCA
Above is a window of Deltaproteobacteria bacterium DNA encoding:
- a CDS encoding nucleotidyltransferase family protein translates to MKNIKKKLSKYKPTLEEQYKIREIGVFGSYVRGEQKKKSDLDILVDFYEPISLLNFIRLENQLSKYLGIKVDLVMKDALKPRIGSHILKEVVNI